In one Geoglobus acetivorans genomic region, the following are encoded:
- a CDS encoding ferritin-like domain-containing protein — MVEFGENKNKIGIAKGTDFEEFVEREFMGECMEVGLYLAMARQAEREGYPEIAAILQRIAMDEAYHASRFAELNGKIKETLKESLEYMLNGEMKANVHKRKVALEAKENGLDEVHDIWDEASRDEHRHAMALKGILERYFNE, encoded by the coding sequence ATGGTAGAGTTTGGTGAAAATAAGAACAAAATTGGAATTGCAAAGGGAACCGATTTTGAGGAGTTCGTTGAGAGGGAATTCATGGGAGAGTGCATGGAGGTTGGACTTTATCTCGCCATGGCCAGACAGGCCGAGAGAGAGGGATATCCTGAAATCGCAGCCATACTCCAGAGAATAGCAATGGATGAGGCTTATCACGCAAGCAGATTTGCTGAACTCAATGGAAAAATAAAGGAAACTCTGAAGGAGAGTCTGGAGTACATGCTGAATGGAGAGATGAAGGCGAACGTTCACAAGAGAAAGGTCGCTCTTGAGGCCAAGGAAAATGGGCTTGACGAGGTGCACGACATCTGGGATGAAGCGTCAAGAGACGAACACAGGCACGCAATGGCTCTGAAGGGCATACTTGAAAGGTATTTCAATGAATAA
- a CDS encoding menaquinone biosynthesis family protein has product MKLRVAHTPDADDAFMFYAMMEGKIPLDFEVEHIIEDIESLNRRAFQENIEVTALSVHAYAYLSDRYRILSAGASVGDGYGPIVVARDSIELEGRRIAIPGKYTSASLYLKLAVSDYEPVEMRFDRIIDAVKSGEVDAGLLIHEGQITYERHGLEKVLDLWEWWKEKTSLPMPLGVNVISRRVPEGLQKKFLRAMQESIEYALKNPDEATDYAMKYSRGMDFETTKKFAMMYVNEYTYKMPESVVRAIETLFDMAEERGILKKPPLDILF; this is encoded by the coding sequence ATGAAACTCAGAGTTGCCCATACGCCAGATGCAGATGATGCGTTCATGTTCTATGCGATGATGGAGGGTAAGATTCCACTCGATTTCGAGGTCGAACACATTATCGAGGACATAGAGAGTCTGAACAGACGGGCGTTTCAGGAGAACATAGAGGTTACTGCTCTTTCTGTCCACGCTTACGCATACCTGAGCGACAGATACAGAATTCTATCAGCCGGTGCGAGTGTTGGAGATGGGTATGGTCCGATTGTAGTTGCAAGGGACAGCATTGAGCTTGAAGGGAGAAGGATAGCAATTCCGGGCAAATACACCTCGGCGAGCCTTTATCTGAAGCTGGCTGTAAGCGATTACGAGCCGGTCGAAATGAGATTCGACAGGATAATCGATGCTGTAAAGTCCGGGGAGGTTGATGCAGGCCTGCTGATACACGAGGGACAGATCACCTATGAGAGACATGGCCTCGAGAAGGTGCTTGACCTGTGGGAGTGGTGGAAGGAGAAGACGTCTCTTCCAATGCCACTTGGCGTAAACGTCATCTCGAGGAGGGTTCCTGAAGGGCTGCAGAAAAAATTCCTCAGGGCGATGCAGGAGAGCATAGAGTATGCCCTCAAAAATCCTGACGAGGCCACGGACTACGCCATGAAGTACTCAAGGGGGATGGACTTCGAGACCACAAAGAAGTTTGCGATGATGTATGTGAACGAGTACACATACAAGATGCCAGAAAGCGTTGTCAGGGCCATTGAGACCCTTTTCGACATGGCTGAAGAGAGAGGGATTCTGAAAAAACCACCCCTCGATATCCTCTTTTAA
- a CDS encoding dihydroorotate dehydrogenase electron transfer subunit → MFTLRIRKVVHHSDRVATLYFSSPLNSYPGQFIMLNVFDMEEIPLSLSSSSSVTVKAVGETTRKLVKFSGGELVGVRGPFGRPFTPSKRALIVAGGIGIAPMLYLYDYLRTCDAKIRVIYGGKTAEDMIFPDRFDDSVILTEDGSLGEKGTVTDALAGEDFERYERIYVCGPEGMIDAVVKILDDGDSLHKAEISLERYMKCGIGVCGSCVIENGLRVCADGPVFSGRDLK, encoded by the coding sequence ATGTTCACGCTCAGAATCCGAAAGGTTGTTCATCACTCCGACAGGGTGGCAACGCTTTACTTCTCTTCACCGCTAAACTCGTATCCGGGGCAGTTCATAATGCTGAACGTTTTTGATATGGAGGAGATACCCCTTAGCCTTTCCTCCAGCAGCAGTGTTACTGTCAAGGCCGTCGGTGAGACGACACGGAAACTTGTGAAGTTCAGCGGTGGTGAGCTTGTGGGTGTAAGGGGTCCGTTTGGCAGACCGTTTACGCCCTCGAAGAGGGCCCTGATCGTAGCCGGAGGGATAGGGATTGCCCCGATGCTGTACCTGTATGATTATCTCAGAACATGCGATGCAAAAATCAGAGTGATATACGGTGGAAAAACCGCTGAAGACATGATATTCCCGGACAGGTTCGATGATTCCGTTATCCTCACTGAGGACGGGTCTCTCGGAGAAAAGGGCACTGTAACCGACGCACTGGCAGGGGAGGATTTTGAAAGGTATGAGAGAATTTACGTGTGTGGCCCGGAGGGGATGATTGACGCCGTGGTTAAAATTCTGGATGATGGTGATAGTCTTCACAAAGCCGAAATCTCCCTTGAGAGATACATGAAATGCGGAATTGGTGTATGCGGTTCGTGTGTCATCGAAAACGGATTGAGGGTCTGTGCAGATGGCCCGGTATTCAGCGGCAGGGATCTGAAATAA
- a CDS encoding metallophosphoesterase family protein encodes MKISESGAIKLGKTLVIADIHLGILGFPDYSIRDRILEVVHSSKAERLVINGDFKHSLGKYELKHVEKIIGEIEEHVSELLLLRGNHDGLLHEIHEVHDFVEVGNATIAHGHKEFEEMRDAGILILAHSHPAVLIKDYISGHKERAWLFGELGGRRIIVMPAFNELCSSTAVNVEKPAGFIFGYVREFEAFTINGFYFGRVIV; translated from the coding sequence ATGAAAATCTCTGAAAGCGGAGCGATAAAACTGGGGAAAACGCTTGTCATTGCGGACATACATCTGGGAATTCTTGGTTTTCCTGACTACAGCATCAGGGACAGAATACTTGAAGTTGTTCACTCCAGCAAAGCCGAGAGACTTGTGATAAACGGCGATTTCAAGCACAGTCTCGGGAAATACGAGCTCAAACACGTGGAAAAAATAATAGGCGAAATCGAAGAACACGTTTCGGAATTATTGCTTCTCAGAGGAAACCACGATGGCCTGCTTCATGAGATTCACGAGGTCCACGATTTTGTGGAGGTTGGGAACGCCACAATCGCACATGGACACAAGGAGTTTGAAGAGATGCGGGATGCAGGAATATTAATTCTCGCACATTCACACCCTGCTGTGCTCATCAAGGACTACATCTCCGGACACAAGGAAAGAGCCTGGCTCTTCGGTGAATTAGGGGGCAGGAGGATTATTGTAATGCCGGCCTTCAATGAACTGTGCAGCTCGACTGCAGTGAATGTTGAGAAACCCGCCGGTTTTATTTTTGGTTACGTGAGAGAATTTGAGGCTTTCACAATCAACGGGTTTTACTTCGGGAGAGTGATAGTTTAG
- a CDS encoding IS481 family transposase — MKLDEKAIKWIIREKGKGTPTKEIAEIENITPRRVNQIYKQYKDTGEIPKPKKPGRPKKELSEEEIEAIKEAYEEYRCNAVVLQTILKERGYRISKNKIHEVLRMNGYAKEEKNKKKRKKWIRYERKHSMELWHADWFFYNGKWIIAYLDDASRLITGYGVFDKATSENAIKVLKEAMDDYGRPESILTDRGTQFYASAGEKKAKGVSKFEKFLAENEIKHIVGRVNHPQTNGKIERFYGTLEAKIKYFDTVDEFMEWYNHKRPHMSLNLDELETPYKAFLRKLTPERILSYSWRWFDGGK; from the coding sequence GTGAAACTTGACGAGAAAGCGATAAAATGGATTATCAGAGAGAAAGGGAAGGGTACACCGACAAAGGAGATAGCAGAGATCGAAAACATAACACCAAGAAGAGTAAATCAGATCTACAAGCAATACAAAGATACTGGAGAAATACCAAAGCCAAAGAAACCAGGTAGACCTAAAAAAGAACTATCAGAAGAAGAAATAGAAGCCATAAAAGAAGCCTATGAAGAGTACAGGTGTAATGCAGTAGTTCTCCAAACAATCTTAAAGGAAAGAGGTTACAGAATAAGCAAGAACAAAATACACGAAGTGTTGAGAATGAACGGCTATGCTAAGGAGGAGAAGAACAAGAAAAAGCGTAAAAAGTGGATAAGGTATGAGAGAAAGCACTCTATGGAATTATGGCATGCAGACTGGTTTTTCTATAACGGGAAGTGGATAATTGCTTATCTGGACGATGCTTCCCGTCTGATTACTGGTTACGGAGTATTTGATAAAGCAACATCTGAGAATGCCATAAAAGTGCTAAAAGAAGCCATGGATGATTATGGCAGGCCGGAATCAATCCTGACGGATAGAGGTACTCAGTTCTACGCATCTGCAGGGGAGAAGAAGGCTAAAGGAGTATCTAAATTTGAGAAATTCCTTGCAGAGAATGAAATTAAGCATATTGTGGGTAGGGTGAATCACCCACAAACGAATGGAAAGATAGAGAGGTTCTATGGAACGCTGGAAGCTAAAATCAAGTATTTCGATACAGTAGATGAATTCATGGAGTGGTACAATCACAAAAGACCCCACATGAGTCTCAACTTAGATGAACTGGAGACTCCCTATAAAGCATTTTTGAGAAAGTTGACTCCTGAGAGAATATTGAGTTATTCGTGGAGGTGGTTTGATGGTGGGAAATGA
- a CDS encoding DUF2240 family protein translates to MLKPTIASAFRSKGKKKMDRKELTYTLSFDLKYFSHETSKKVVDLAEKKGLLSEEDGLLTPSFSFEDIDVPPGFKPDVNRIFRSEDVFERLLDEISLKLGKERADVIREINTRQMELGNILDGEVVAILYALENGIDVRNYIGEVEEEIFKK, encoded by the coding sequence ATGCTCAAACCAACGATTGCATCTGCGTTCAGATCAAAGGGCAAGAAAAAAATGGACAGGAAGGAACTGACATACACGCTCTCATTTGATCTCAAGTATTTCTCGCATGAAACAAGCAAAAAGGTCGTTGATCTTGCAGAGAAAAAGGGATTGCTCAGTGAAGAGGACGGTCTGCTGACACCATCTTTCAGCTTCGAGGACATCGACGTACCTCCGGGGTTCAAACCAGATGTGAACAGAATCTTCAGGAGTGAGGATGTGTTTGAGAGGCTGCTGGACGAGATATCACTCAAGCTCGGCAAGGAACGGGCTGATGTGATCAGGGAAATAAACACGAGGCAGATGGAGCTTGGAAATATTCTCGACGGTGAAGTCGTTGCAATACTCTACGCTCTGGAAAATGGAATTGATGTGAGAAACTATATAGGTGAAGTGGAGGAAGAGATATTCAAGAAATGA
- a CDS encoding DUF763 domain-containing protein — protein sequence MNSIYLPLHYGKAPYWLLNRMKKLARPILTLIIQEYGEKEVINRLSDPIFFQSFSNVLGFDWNSSGSTTVLTGVLKSVLNTDEFDLRIAGGKGGNALKTVEEIEKFASELGIGERKRVELIRASRLSAKLDSAALQDGYDLYHHTIVFTRKHFVVIQQGMNESLRMARRYHLKDISIVEPHSGIITQRFENSVMDLTAENSGEARKTILDIVNDGTYRFDFSKVLSMVKYRESLVPKRVDWKALEKAYSLQPDRFEDLLLVRGVGKGAIRALALIAELVYDAEYSKKDPAKFSFALGGKDGVPFPVNRRDYDDVIEFMEEAVRQAELSDFEKRSLLERLAKLSLSRSKTR from the coding sequence GTGAACAGCATATATCTTCCACTTCACTACGGGAAGGCCCCGTACTGGCTGCTGAACAGAATGAAAAAGCTTGCAAGGCCAATTTTAACGTTAATAATTCAGGAATATGGTGAAAAGGAGGTCATCAACAGGCTTTCCGATCCAATATTCTTCCAGAGTTTTTCAAACGTGCTTGGCTTTGACTGGAATTCCTCCGGTTCAACCACTGTCCTGACCGGTGTTCTGAAGAGCGTTCTCAACACAGATGAATTCGATTTGAGGATCGCAGGTGGAAAGGGTGGCAATGCCCTGAAAACCGTCGAAGAGATAGAAAAGTTCGCCAGCGAGCTTGGAATTGGTGAGAGAAAAAGGGTCGAGCTTATAAGGGCAAGCAGGCTTTCAGCAAAGCTTGACAGTGCCGCTCTTCAGGATGGCTACGACCTGTACCACCATACCATTGTCTTCACCAGAAAGCATTTCGTTGTCATCCAGCAGGGAATGAACGAGAGCCTGAGAATGGCGCGGAGATACCACCTTAAAGATATCAGCATTGTTGAACCGCATTCCGGAATAATTACCCAGAGGTTCGAAAACAGCGTGATGGATCTGACCGCCGAAAATAGTGGGGAAGCGAGAAAAACAATCCTTGACATCGTCAATGACGGAACATACCGGTTTGATTTTTCGAAGGTGCTCTCAATGGTCAAATACCGGGAATCGCTTGTCCCAAAGAGAGTGGACTGGAAGGCTCTCGAAAAGGCATACAGCCTCCAGCCCGACAGGTTTGAGGACCTGTTGCTGGTAAGGGGCGTTGGAAAGGGTGCGATCAGGGCACTTGCACTCATAGCTGAGCTTGTTTACGACGCAGAATACAGCAAAAAAGACCCGGCAAAGTTCAGCTTCGCCCTCGGTGGTAAGGATGGAGTGCCATTTCCGGTTAACAGAAGAGATTATGACGACGTTATTGAGTTCATGGAGGAGGCAGTAAGACAGGCGGAACTCTCTGACTTTGAAAAAAGGTCGTTGCTTGAAAGACTGGCTAAACTATCACTCTCCCGAAGTAAAACCCGTTGA